A stretch of DNA from Triticum urartu cultivar G1812 unplaced genomic scaffold, Tu2.1 TuUngrouped_contig_6309, whole genome shotgun sequence:
GAGGAGCTCGCGGCCGCGCGGAGATACGTGGCGGAGCAAGCCCGGGCGCCACCATCGCCGGAGGAAGCTACCGACCCCAGCAAGGATAAGTGGCAGCTGGATTATGACCTTGGCCGCGAGGAACTGGAAATGAAACTGGCAAAAAGGGAGGACTTCGAGAGCTTCGACTTCGAGCGTAACAGTAAGTGCGATTGAATCATGTTCCTCCATGCTTGTAAAGCTCTCTATCGTCAATCAATCATAGTagatacatacatacatacatacacagATTTAATTAGGATTAGAACTGTGGTACAATTCTGTCGAATCGTGCATATATGTCATTAGGATTGTCCGTAATCTTTAACTAAATTCACTTGTCTGCAGCGCGTATCCCTCCCATGTGTTTCACCGACAACCCAATGCCTGATGACACCAATCACAGGCTTACTGCACAGATCTTTACCGTCAAGGTAGCGGGGTTAGATGGGGATTTGCAGTGGCCGCTGGATGTGTTTGGTATGGTTGCTGTGCGTGACAAGCTGGATTACAGTCGCAATGTTATCTTTAACCGCACGAGAGACAACTGCCAAACCCTCACTGAACAGGTTCTTTTGTTTGGTCCTTGCTGCTGAGCATAGTGCAATGTTTTCTGTTAATTATCCTCTGCGCACCTACCTATCTTCTTTTTTACCCCATACATAGAGATCATGTTATTGTTATGCCCATTGAGGCAACTCTGACCGGTTTAATTGAATCAGATGCCTTTGTTAATGAGCTTTTAGAGGGTACCCCCTCTGTAaggaaatataagagcgtttggATCACTATTTTAAttatctaaatgctcttatatttctttccagagggagtatattgtgTTACAGTACTTGACATGTGACTATCTAACTTTATTGCTTTTTGGCAAATACCATGCTTCTCAAGTGTAAAATTTCCATTTGTACTGCTTAGTCCAGAACAATATAGACAACTCAATCTGTTGTGAACCGAACAAACCTGAGGAAATTATGTAAAAGTGCTGGTCATATAGAAGTTCAACGTAAGAGCATCTACATGCAGACTTGGCAAAACCGACCCCTCAAACGCCCGAGGACGCGCCCGGGCGTGTTCGTGGACACTAACCGGTCAAGCCTCAAATTTCCCTTCTCACAATCGGACACCTCAATTAGCATACCTCAAATCCATACAAACTCATGCAACTACGTAAACGATGCATTACACACATTGTCCGACTACTACGCCACAACATGCCATTCGACTAccaaaatttggcatgtttgGCTATGGTGGAGAAGATCATCCATGATTGCCCTTGTCCTTCCCGGCGCCATTGCCGTCCTTCTTGCGGAAGTACCGGTCGAAGACGCAGTACGGATTTAGCCGGATCTGCTCGTTGCCGAAGCTGTCCGACCCGTCGCTGTCCACCCTCTCCTTCTTGGGTGGCAGTCCGGCCATGGCACGGACCACTCAATTCTGCTCTCGAGCGAGGGTGCGCTCGTTCCTCTGCGGCCGCCCATGCCGCTGCATCAGCTG
This window harbors:
- the LOC125530430 gene encoding uncharacterized protein LOC125530430 codes for the protein MEMGLDTAATKRESEAEAEEPGRKKAAGATKTAKVVPWLMDSFDQLFDEARLKHAVARLNQANPGAPPVVPEELTEERRAALLQEDTEWRSSRKEEELAAARRYVAEQARAPPSPEEATDPSKDKWQLDYDLGREELEMKLAKREDFESFDFERNTRIPPMCFTDNPMPDDTNHRLTAQIFTVKVAGLDGDLQWPLDVFGMVAVRDKLDYSRNVIFNRTRDNCQTLTEQVLLFGPCC